One region of Sebastes fasciatus isolate fSebFas1 chromosome 1, fSebFas1.pri, whole genome shotgun sequence genomic DNA includes:
- the rps10 gene encoding small ribosomal subunit protein eS10: protein MLMPKKNRIAIYELLFKEGVMVAKKDVHLPKHPELADKNVPNLHVMKAMQSLKSCGYVKEQFAWRHFYWYLTNEGIQYLRDFLHLPPEIVPATLRRQTRPETARPRPKGMEGERPARLNRGEADRDNYRRSAAPPGADKKAEAGAGAATEFQFRGGFGRGRGQQPQ, encoded by the exons ATGCTGATGCCCAAGAAGAATCGCATTGCTATCTATGAGCTCCTCTTCAAGGAGGGAGTCATGGTGGCTAAGAAAGATGTCCACCTGCCCAAGCATCCGGAGCTCGCTGACAAGAACGTGCCCAACCTTCATGTGATGAAAGCGATGCAG TCCTTGAAGTCCTGTGGGTACGTCAAGGAGCAATTTGCCTGGCGTCATTTTTACTGGTACCTCACCAACGAAGGTATCCAGTACCTGAGAGACTTCCTCCACCTTCCCCCAGAGATTGTGCCCGCAACCCTGCGCCGCCAGACTCGCCCTGAGACCGCAAGGCCCAGGCCCAAGG gaATGGAAGGAGAGCGTCCCGCCCGCCTTAACCGTGGCGAGGCTGACAGAGATAATTACAGGCGATCTGCTGCACCCC CTGGTGCTGACAAGAAAGCAGAGGCCGGTGCCGGAGCTGCCACAGAATTCCAGTTC